One region of Eleutherodactylus coqui strain aEleCoq1 chromosome 5, aEleCoq1.hap1, whole genome shotgun sequence genomic DNA includes:
- the LOC136628860 gene encoding olfactory receptor 13G1-like, protein MMINSSLVSEFIILGLTTRPELEKIIFIAFLIIYTVALIGNLIIFLLSIFDSGLNTPMYFFLGFLSFLDICCTSATVPKMLTAYVTKSKVISYYGCVAQLFFFTWPTGVELLLLSVMSYDRYIAIRNPLRYATIINRKVCIHVAIIITIIGFLNSFAHTCGTFRLPYCDDNKINHFFCEVMPLLKLACADTYINEIMVFTADFILGICCFCLTCISYVFIISTILKIRSAEGKRKAFSTCASHITIVSMYYGAVIFTYIRPRSSLSLEKDKIISALYAVITPTLNPIIYSLRNKEVKEAFKRTVKRLIQHKLKI, encoded by the coding sequence ATGATGATCAATAGTTCTCTAGTGTCTGAATTTATTATTTTAGGCCTGACCACTCGTCCAGAAttggaaaaaattattttcattgCCTTTTTGATCATTTACACGGTGGCTCTAATTGGTAATTTAATTATCTTTCTACTCTCCATTTTTGACTCTGGTCTTAACACACCCATGTACTTCTTCTTAGGATTTCTATCATTTCTTGATATCTGTTGTACCTCAGCTACTGTTCCCAAGATGCTAACAGCCTATGTGACAAAATCTAAAGTGATTTCATATTATGGATGTGTCGCCCAATTATTCTTCTTTACTTGGCCTACGGGTGTTGAGCTTTTGTTGCTTTCTGTTATGTCTTATGACCGGTACATTGCAATTAGAAATCCGTTGCGTTATGCAACCATAATCAATCGTAAAGTCTGCATTCATGTAGCAATCATTATCACAATTATTGGCTTTCTGAATTCATTCGCACATACATGTGGCACCTTTCGGCTCCCATATTGTGATGATAACAAGATCAATCATTTCTTTTGTGAAGTAATGCCTTTGCTGAAACTTGCATGTGCAGACACCTACATAAATGAGATTATGGTATTTACTGCCGATTTTATTCTTGGTATTTGCTGTTTTTGCCTAACGTGTATTTCGTATGTCTTTATAATTAGCACAATACTGAAGATACGTTCTGCTGAAGGAAAACGCAAAGCCTTCTCTACTTGTGCTTCACATATAACAATTGTATCCATGTATTATGGGGCTGTTATTTTCACCTACATCCGACCTCGATCTAGTCTGTCTTTAGAGAAAGATAAAATAATTTCTGCTCTTTATGCTGTAATAACACCAACCCTCAATCCTATAATATATAGCCTAAGGAATAAAGAGGTGAAGGAGGCATTCAAAAGGACTGTTAAGAGACTGATACAGCATAAGCTTAAAATATGA